Proteins encoded in a region of the Vitis riparia cultivar Riparia Gloire de Montpellier isolate 1030 chromosome 7, EGFV_Vit.rip_1.0, whole genome shotgun sequence genome:
- the LOC117919177 gene encoding protein SLOW WALKER 1, which translates to MAEPQQALSRTFPVKPKLKAKSKKPSKTPESKYWSSFKSHTIPNLISSITSLSFSPATPHHFAAAYSTSLTLFNSKTLEPISSISSFKDVVSCASFRSDGLLIAASDHSGLVQVFDVKTRTALRKLRGHTRPVRLVRYPRSDKLHLFSGGDDAVVKYWDVAAESGVVEFRGHKDYVRCGDGSPASSELFATGSYDHTVKVWDVRVSNSDAAMKINHGKPVEDVIFLPSGGLIATAGGNCVKIWDVIGGGKLLYSMENHNKTVTSICVGKIGRDGGEGSEQYRVLSVGLDGYMKVFDYSKFKITHSMRFPAPLLSIGFSPDCATRAIGTSNGVIFAGKRKVKGEVESGLREFPSLGLMEEPQRRVLRPSYFRYFHRSQGEKPSEGDYLITRPKKVKIAEHDKLLKKFRHKDAFVSALSGKNPENVVAVMEELVARKKLLKCVSNLDTEELGLLLAFLHRHSTVPRYASLLMGLTKKVVQMRAEDIIASDVLKGHIRNLKRSVEEEVRIQQSLQEIQGIISPLLRIAGRR; encoded by the coding sequence ATGGCGGAACCTCAACAAGCACTCTCCAGGACCTTCCCAGTGAAGCCTAAACTCAAAGCAAAATCCAAAAAACCCTCTAAAACCCCAGAATCCAAGTACTGGTCGTCCTTCAAATCTCACACCATTCCCAATCTCATCTCTTCCATAACCTCTTTATCATTCTCTCCGGCGACCCCTCACCACTTCGCCGCCGCCTACTCCACCTCCCTCACCCTCTTCAACTCCAAAACTCTCGAACCCATCTCCTCCATCTCCTCCTTCAAAGACGTCGTTTCATGCGCCTCCTTCCGCTCCGATGGCCTCCTCATCGCCGCCTCTGATCACTCCGGCCTTGTCCAGGTCTTCGACGTCAAGACCCGAACAGCTCTTCGAAAGCTCCGCGGTCACACTCGGCCGGTTCGACTCGTTCGGTACCCGCGTTCCGATAAGCTCCACTTGTTCTCCGGGGGCGACGATGCAGTGGTCAAGTACTGGGATGTTGCTGCCGAGTCAGGAGTTGTGGAGTTCCGGGGCCACAAGGATTATGTCCGCTGCGGAGATGGGTCACCGGCGAGTTCTGAGTTGTTTGCCACGGGGTCGTATGATCATACGGTTAAGGTTTGGGATGTTAGAGTTTCGAATTCGGATGCAGCGATGAAGATAAATCATGGGAAACCGGTGGAAGATGTGATCTTCTTGCCGTCCGGTGGGTTAATTGCAACCGCCGGAGGAAATTGTGTGAAGATTTGGGATGTGATTGGAGGAGGGAAGTTGTTGTATTCAATGGAGAATCATAACAAGACTGTTACCTCAATTTGTGTGGGTAAGATTGGGAGGGATGGTGGTGAGGGTTCAGAACAATATAGGGTTTTGAGCGTGGGGCTGGATGGGTATATGAAGGTTTTTGATTACTCTAAGTTCAAGATAACTCATTCGATGAGGTTCCCAGCACCGCTTTTATCAATTGGGTTCTCGCCTGATTGTGCAACGCGGGCAATTGGTACTTCAAATGGGGTTATATTTGCTGGGAAGAGGAAGGTGAAGGGGGAAGTTGAGAGTGGCTTGAGGGAGTTTCCAAGTTTGGGTTTGATGGAGGAACCACAGAGACGGGTACTGAGGCCCTCTTATTTTCGATATTTCCATAGGAGCCAAGGAGAGAAACCTTCTGAGGGGGATTACCTCATTACAAGGCCAAAGAAAGTGAAAATCGCAGAGCATGATAAGTTGTTGAAGAAGTTTAGGCATAAGGATGCTTTTGTGTCTGCCTTAAGTGGGAAGAACCCTGAAAATGTGGTGGCTGTGATGGAGGAATTGGTAGCAAGGAAGAAGTTGTTGAAATGTGTTTCGAATTTGGATACAGAGGAGCTTGGGTTACTTCTGGCATTCTTGCATAGGCATTCAACTGTGCCAAGATATGCAAGTTTGTTAATGGGGTTGACAAAGAAAGTAGTTCAGATGCGAGCTGAAGACATTATAGCTTCTGATGTCTTGAAGGGCCATATAAGAAACCTGAAGCGGTCAGTTGAGGAGGAGGTTAGGATACAACAATCCTTGCAAGAGATACAAGGTATAATTTCTCCTTTACTGAGGATTGCTGGAAGAAGATAA